The following is a genomic window from Brevibacterium limosum.
CTCGCCCTGGCTCTGGGCTGCGGAATGACGCTCACCCACCACATGGTGCCGCCGACACCCGGCCCGCTGGCAGCCACCGGCATCCTCGGAGCCGACATCGGATCGGTCATCCTGGCCGGCCTCGTCTTCACGGTCATCCTTTTGCCGGTGGTCGTCGTCTATGCCCGCTGGATCGGACCCAAGCTCGAACCCGTCCTCAACGCCCAGGTCAAGCACGACGTCTACGCCGAAGCGGTCGTCGAGTCCGCATCCGGTTCGACAGGCGGCAGCGTCCTCACGGCCGAAGGCGGAGACTCGGTCGGAACCGATTCCACCCCTGGTTCGCCGAAGAAGCCGGGGGCCTTCCTCGGATTCCTGCCGCTGATCGTCCCGCTCCTGCTCATCGTCGCCAACACCGTGAGCACCGCGATCGACAAGAACGCTCAGGGCGAGCTCGCCGGCGACGCCTACGAACCCTCCGCCTGGGTCGCACCTCTGGCCTTCCTCGGCAACCCCGTCGTCGCTCTGATCATCGGCCTCGTCCTCGCCGTCTACACGCTCCTGCCCCGCGTGACCCCGCGCAGCCAGGTGCAGAGCTGGCTGGCCGACGGCGCCGCCTCGGCCGGACTCATCCTGCTTATCACCGGCGCCGGGGGAAGCTTCGGACTGGTGCTGCGCGAATCGGGCGTCGGTGACGCCCTCGCCGAGGCGATCGCCTCCATCAGCCTGCCGGCCCTCCTCGTTCCGTTCCTCATCGCTTCCCTGGTCCGCCTGGCGCAGGGATCGGGCACGGTCGCGATGATCACCGCCGCCTCGGTGACGGCTCCGCTCATCGCCCCGCTGGGACTCGACCCGCTCGTGGCCGTGATGGCCTGCACCGCCGGTTCGATGGTCTTCTCCTACTTCAACGACTCCTACTTCTGGGTCGTCACCCGGTTCACCGGTCTCGACGGAATCAATGCCATCAAGGGCTGGTCGGGAATCACCACCGCCGTGTGGATCTGTTCCCTTCCGCTGCTGTTCGTGCTCGACTTGGTCGTATGAGCGCCTCCCGCATGTCCGACTCCGAAATGACCGCAGCCGCCTCCTCGACGCAGGCGAGCCCGCGCATCCTCATCGTCGCCGACGACCTCACCGGCGGCAATGCCTGCGGGGCCCTGTTCGCCGAGGCGGGCCTGCGGACGATCACCGTCACCGATACCAGCCCGGCGGGCACCATCGACCTCAGCGGCCTGCTCGATGAGTTCGACGCGGTGGTCGTCAACACCGATTCCCGGCACCTGCCACCGCGGCAGGCCAGCGAGCTCTATACCGAACTCATCGATTCCGCCGGTGCCGTCGACCTCGTGGCATGCCGCATCGACACCACACTGCGCGGCAATGTCGGGCCTGCTGCAGCCGCCGCCCTCTCGGCGCGCAGGCGCGGACTCGCCGCATCCGGCGGTCCGCAGCACCGCGTGCTGGGACTGTGCATGCCGGCCTTCCCCGCCGCCGGCCGGACCACCGTGCAGGGACGGCAGCTGCTGGGCGGCCGACTGCTCGAACACACCGAGCTCGCCCACGATGTCCGCTCCCCCATGCGCACCTCCGTCATCGATGAGATCCTGGCCGTCGGCACGGATCTCGACTGCCGTCTCATCGACATCGCCACGGTGCTGGCCGGCCGTGCAGCCGTCCGCACCGCCGTGCTCGACGCCCTCGGCGAAGGGGCGGAAGTGATCATCGCCGATGCTCTGACCACCGACCACATCGACCTCGTCGGTTCCGTCATCGCCGAGATCAGCCACGACATCGCCGAGGCGGCCGATCCTGACATTCGCAATCGGGCAGGTCTGGCCGTCGGTGAGCAGCTGGACTGGGTGACCATCGATCCCGGCCCCGGCAGCCTCTCCCTGGCCCTGTCCCAGCTGCCGACCCCGGCCGACGGCATCCTGCTCGGCATTTCGGGCTCGGCCACCGAGGTCACGCGCTCCCAACTGGCGGCAGCAGCCGAGGATCCCACGATCACGGTCCTCCGCCCACCGTTGGACGACGCGGGCCTGCCCGACATCCAGGCCACACTCGGCCTCATCGAACGGGCCGCCTCGGCGCGGGCGATCATCATCGCCACCGTCCTCGAAACCAGCGATCTGCGCGAACTCACCGATGCAGAATCCGAACAGACGACAAGGCGCCTGGCACTCATCGCCTCAGCGGTCATGTCCGCGATGCCGATCTGCGGCCTCTACACCACCGGCGGCGACGTCACCGCCACGGTGATGCGCGAACTCGGCGCACTGGGTATGGAGATCGACAAGGAGATCGTGCCCCTGGCGGTGGGCGGTCGCCTCGTCGGTGGGCGCGCCGACGGATTGCCGATCGTCACGAAGGGCGGACTCATCGGTGAAGCCGGCACCGCCGTCGAGTGCCTCGAATTCCTCTCGACCACTGCCCGCGTCAGGCGGAACTGAATCGTGCGGGACTAACTCTGCACCCCATCGACCGACAATCATCCGAACCATCTGAGGAGACAGCAATGACAGCACCAGCACTCGCCGTAACCGTGGGCGACCCCGTCGGTATCGGACCGGAGATCACCGCCACGGTGCTCGCGGAATTCGCCGGCAGGGACGATCAGCACGGAATCGCCGTGGCGGATCTGGCCGTGATGAAACGCGCCGTCGACGTCCTCGGACTCGACGTCGAGCTGCGCGCCATCTCCGACTGGTCGACCCCCTCGGCCGGCGAAGGCGTCATCGACGTCTTCGATATCGGCGTCCTCGGCACCGACCTGCCCGGATGGGGCGTCGTCGACGCTCGTGCCGGCCGGGCCTCGGTGGCCGCGATCGAGATCGCCGCGCAGGCGGCCATGGACGAGAAGATCGCCGGCATCGTCACCGGCCCCATCAACAAGGAAGCCGTGTGGAAGTCCGGTTCACAGCACCTCGGGCACACCGAGATGCTCGGTGAGCTGACCGGCGTGACGAAGCAGGACACGATGTTCGTCGTGGAGAACACGAAGGTCCCCGACCACAAACTCCAGATCTTCTTCGCCACCCGCCACATGTCCCTGCGCAAGGCTCTCGACGCCCTCACCGTGGACACGCAGATCGACTCCATCGAACGCGCCCACCGCGCCCTTCAGCTCTATGGTGTCTCCTCGCCGAGGTTGGCCGTCGCCGCGCTCAATCCGCACGGCGGTGAGAACGGAGCCTTCGGTGACGAGGAGATCGAGATCCTCCGCCCGGCCGTCGAGCAGGTCAATGCCGACGGTGCGTTCGACGTCGCCGGACCGATCCCGGCCGACTCCGTCTTCCACCAGGGACTGACCGGCCGGTACGACGGAATCCTCTCGCAGTACCACGATCAGGGACACATCGCGTCGAAGACCTTCGACTTCGACGGCACCATCTCCGTCACCGTCGGCCTGCCGATCCTGCGCACCTCCGTCGACCACGGCACTGCCTTCGACATCGCCGGTCGGGGAATCGCCGATGCGGGCACCATGCGCTCGGCCTACCGCGCCGCCATCGGATACGCTCCGTTCGTCGACGGCATCCGCGCCGAGTACCTGCCACAGTAGGCTGAGTCGCATGCCCGATCGCGGCGATGACCGCTGCGATCGGCCCCGTGCCGAAGGAGAGGAAGACAGATGGCGATCCGATCGGGCACTCAGCGACGCCGCGAAGCCATTCTCGGCCTGCTCAAGACCGGTTCGTGGAGCATTCCTCGCCTGTCCGGGGAACTCGACACGTCGGAATCGACGATCCGCCGCGATCTGCGTGAGATGGCTGCTGACGGTGAGATCATCCGCACCATCGGCGGAGCCGCCCCGGTCGGCTATGTCGAACCGCCGCTGGGTGAGCGGATGGAGCAGCAGGCCGAATCGAAGGACGCCATCGCCGCCCGGGCTCTTGAACGGCTCGACGAAGCCCGAGTGCGCACTGTGTTCCTCGACGCCGGATCGACGACCGTGCGACTGGCCGAGCGGATCAGGGACCGCAGTGAGCTCACTGTCTTCACCCGCGGTCTCGAGATCGCGCTGGCCCTGGCTCATCCCGTCGGCCCCAAGGTGATCATGGTCGGCGGTGAGGTCTCGACCCTCTCGCACGGCACCACCGGGGCACTGTCCGATCATGCGCTGTCCCGCATCCATGTCGACATCGCGTTCCTCGGCGCCGATGCCGTCGACCCGGCGCAGGGACTCGGCGAACCGAGTCTCGACGAAGCACGCACGAAAGAGCTCATCGCCGAGCGGGCAGACCACGTCGTCGTACTGGCCGACAGTTCGAAAGCCGGGCGTGAGGTCGCCGCCTGGGCACTGCTTCCAGCCGGCTGGACGTGGATCGACGAAGGTGGGGAACACGCTCAGAGCTGAGGCGAGCTCCCAGTCGAACAGACGTGATCTGCCCACAGTTGAGAAATGGTTCGGAAGACGCGAACGAGAACCATACTCCTCAGGAACGTACGGACAAATTCAGCCATTGATCGAATTTTCTGTCAACCGGATTTCCATAACGATAACTTCACTGTTCCCTGTGAAGCTGGCTTGCCGCTCCAATTCTGAACGACCTGAGCATTCCTCCTGGTCAGACATGTCGGTGGCACTTATATGTCTAATGACACGCCGATGATTTGACAGGATTCTTCGATTGAGAAGCTGAACACGTGCTCGTAATGTTGCTTCGGTTCGAAAGAAGGATCATTTCGACAGTGGTCCGCATGAATGGAGGAATTCATGAGCATCCCCAGCACCTCAGGATCCGCATCACCGACGTCCCCGACCGAGCCCGATCTCAAGACGGTCCGCAAGGCCGTCGCCGCCTCGGCGCTGGGCAATGCGACCGAGTGGTTCGACTACGGCCTCTACGCCGTCTCGGTCACCTACCTCGCCCAGCATTTCTTCCCCGGCGAGCATGCACAGCTGATGGCGCTGCTGACCTTCGCCGTGTCCTTCGTCTTCCGCCCCCTCGGCGGAATCGTCTGGGGCCCGATGGGCGACCGCCTCGGCCGCAAGCGCGTATTGGCGCTGACGATTCTCCTCATGGCCGGTTCGACCTTCTGCATCGCCCTGCTGCCGTCCTACGCCACGATCGGCGTCGCCGCCCCCATCGTCCTCGTCCTGCTCCGAGTCATTCAGGGCTTCTCCTCCGGCGGTGAATACGGCGGTGCCGCCACATTCATGGCCGAATACGCCCCCGACAACCGGCGCGGATTCTTCGGCAGCTTCCTCGAATTCGGTACTCTGGCCGGAATGGCCGCCGGCTCGCTGTTCGTTCTGCTCCTGCAGCTCGGCCTCGGAGAGCAGACGATGACGGACTGGGCATGGAGGATTCCGTTCGTCTTCGCCGGTGTCCTCGGCGTCGTCGGTCTCTACCTGCGCTCTCAGCTCGACGAGTCCCCCGTCTACGAGGAACTCGACAGCACCGATCAGGACAAGTCGGTCAAGGAAGTCTTCGCGACTCTGTTCGCGAACTACAAGAAGCAGCTGCTCGTCCTCGGCGGCATGGTCGTCGCGGTCAACGTCGTCAACTACACGCTGCTGTCCTACATGCCCACCTATCTGCAGAACCCGGTCGGCATGAGCCCGAACGCCTCACTGACCGTGATGTTCCTCGCGCAGGCGTTCATGATGATCCTCATCCCGTTCGGCGGCATGCTCTCGGACAAGGTCGGACGCAAGCCGGTCTGGTACTTCTCACTCATCAGCCTCTTCGTCGCGGCGATACCGATGTTCATGCTCATGGCCAACGGCTTCGTCTGGGCGCTCATCGGACTGGCTGTCCTCGGCATCCTCTACATTCCGCAGATCTCGACGATCTCAGCGACTTTCCCGGCGATGTTCCCCGGACCAGTGCGCTTTGCCGGTTTCGCGATCGCGTACAACGTCTCGACCGCTCTGTTCGGCGGTACCGCTCCATCGATCAGCGATGGCCTCATCGGAGCGACGGGCAACACCATCATTCCCGCCTATCTCGTCATGGCGGCATGTGCGATCGGCTTCGTCGCCACGATCTTCATGAAGGAGACGAATGGCGCCTCGCTGCGTGGCTGCGGTCTTCCCGAGGCCGGGGCGGACGTCGTCCTCGACGAATCCGAGCTCGTCGGCGACACGAAATGATCCACTCTGCGCCGAGGCGGTCGAACCACCCCTAGGCAACTGATCTGGGGCCGGTGCCGGAATCAGGCGACGACTCTGCAGGATGGACGTTCGTCCTGCAGAGTCGTCAGTCTTCTCTGCCGCCGGGGTCAGTCGGGTGCCGCACCCGACAGCAGGGTTCGCGCGGTCCGCTGCCAGGTGGTGAGCATCGGCTCCCGACGCGGGTCACGTCGGGAGAACGTGTAGGTCACAGCCATTCCGCGCATGCTGGCGAAGACCATGGTGAAGAACTCGTCGAAGCCGGGGCGACAGGTGAGTTCCGTGCCGAACAGCTCACGAGCGTTCTCTCGCACCCGATCGAGGACGACCTTCTCGTGGCTGCGCACGCTGGCGGCGAGATCGTTATCGGTGCGCGAAGCCGTCCACAGTTCGAGCGCCGAGAAGAAGCTGCTGTGCATGAGTCCGGTCCACAGCGTGAGGATCGCCCAATCGCTGCGCGCACCGACATCAGCCTCGGCCGGTCGCTCTGCGCCGAGCATGCGATCGAATTCGTCGTCCTCGCCTTCCAGCCGACGGTTGAGCCTCTGCTCGCCGAGGCGGGCCACCGCCGCCGTGAGAAGGTCCTGTTTGGAGGGGAAATGATGGAGCAGACGTCCACGGGTCACGCCCGCCATCGCCTGCACCCGCACCGTCGTCGTCGCCGCGTAGCCCTCGCTGAGCAAGCACTCGATCGTGGCGTCGAGGATGAGCTCGCGAGAATGCGCAGTGCGATCGGCTTGATTGCGAACGTCCAATGCTTCCTCCTCGCAGCGCTCGAATCCGAGAGCAGCCGTTCGGGCCGATTCCGTCAGCCGTCGACAGTGACTGTTTTTCGACTATCCCACACTTCCGGTCTGCATTGACTGTTTTTCAGGAGAATGTCAGACTGAACGCACGATCAGTGACAAGGGCCACACAGTCACCACGGTCTCCCGCCCCGCAAACGGGGCCCGGCACTCGGCCAATCGCTACTCCAGAAGAGGACCCATCCCGTGAAGAGGAACCTTTACAACGACGACCACGAGGCATTCCGAGGCTCTGTCGGAGCTTTCCTCGACCGCGAAGTCGTTCCCCACCTCGAGCAGTGGGAGGACGACCACTTAGTCGATCGGGAGATGTGGCGAAAGGCGGCGCAGTCGGGAATCATCGGCCTGGCCATTCCCGAGGAATTCGGCGGCGGAGGAGTCTCGGACTTCCGTTTCGAGATGGTCCGCTCCGAGGAGATCGCCCGCCGCGGCGTCGGCGCGGCCACAAGCGGCTGGGGCGTCTCGGACGGAATCGTCCCCGGCTATCTCATGGAGCTGGGCACACAGGCCCAGAAGGAGAAGTACCTGACGGGGCTGACCTCCGGCGACATGATCGGGGCGATCGCCATGACAGAGCCTGATGCCGGTTCGGACCTGCAGGGCATCACGACGAAAGCCGTCCGCGACGGCGACGATTGGGTCATCAACGGGACGAAGACCTTCATCACCAACGGCATCCACTGTGATTTCGTCATCGTCGTCGCCCGCACGAACCCAGACGCCAAGGCAGCTCAGGGCACCTCGCTGTTCATCGTCGACGCCGACACACCCGGCTTCGAGAAGGGCCGCAAACTCAGAAAGCTCGGCATGGACGCCCAAGACACCGCCGAACTCTCGTTCTCTGACGTCCGGGTCCCCGCCGATGCCCTCCTCGGCGAACTCGACCACGGCTTCATCCACCTCATGGTCAATCTCCCCACCGAGCGCCTCCTCATCGGATCGGGGACTCTGGCATCAGCGCGGGCGGCGCTGGAGTGGACGGCGGAATACGTCTTCGACCGCCCCGCCTTCGGGAAGACCATCGGCGATTTCCAGAACACCCGCTTCGAACTCGCCGAGCTCGAAACCCGCGTCGATGCGCTCGAGGCGTTCATCGACCGGTGCGCACTGGCGCTCAACGACGGCGAACTCACCGCCATCGATGCCGCCAAGGCGAAATATCTGGGGTCGGATCTCGAGATCGAGGTCGTCAATCGCTGCCTGCAGCTCTTCGGGGGCTACGGCTACATGCTCGAGTTCCCCATCGCCCGCGTCTTCAAGGACAACCGCATCCAAGCGATCTTCGGCGGAGCGAACGAAGTGATGAAGGAGCTCATCGGACGCGATATCGCCAAGCGCCACCGCAAGAAGTAGAGGCGTCGGAGACTACTCTCCGGCGACCTCGAGGAGGACCTTGCCCATCACGGAGCGCGCATCGAGTTCATTGATCGCCGAGGAGGCCTCGGCCAAAGGATAGTTCGCGTGGATGCGCGGATTGAGGCTGCCTGCGGCGACGTGGTCGAGGACAGCCTCCCACTGCTCGTGGATATAGCGCGGGTGGCCCCATGCCGCCGCACCCCAGGCGACGCCGTCGACGGAGATGTTCTTCAGCAGCAGCCGGTTGACCTTGATCGAAGGGATCTCACCGGCGGTGAAACCGAGAACGAGGAGACGCCCGAACGGAGCGAGCACTCGCGTCGAATTGGTGAAGCGATCACCCCCGACGGGGTCGAAGACGAAGTCGACGCCGCCCGGACGGATCTCTTTCGTCGCGTCTTTGAAACCGTCGGCGAAGATGACGTGCGTCGCGCCGAGTTCCCGCACTGCTTCGGCCTTCGCCTCGGTCGAGACGACGGCGACGACCTCGAGGCCCATTGCCAAGCCCAGCTGCACGGCGGCCGAGCCGAGTCCACCAGCGGCACCGTGGACGAGGAGGCTCTGGCCCGGCTGCGCATGCGCGCGCACACGCAGTGCGAAGTCAGCGGTGAGCACGTTCATCGGCATACCCGCGGCGGCAGCCAGAGGGACCGAGTCCGGGACCTTCACGGTGGCCTCGTCACCGGCGATGAGGTATTCGGCGAAGGTTCCCTTCCCGGTGATCGCAGCGACACGATCACCGACGGAATAGCGGGAATCCGGCCCGGCCTCGGCGACGATTCCGGAGGCCTCGGACCCCAGGGTGAAGGGCAGGTCGTGCTTGACCTGGTACATCCCGCGGGTCTGCAGCACTTCGGGGAACGTCACTCCGGCATAGGCGACCTTGATGAGCACCTGCCCCGGTCCCGGAACCGGGCGCTCCACATCAAGGTGCTCCACATCATCGGGGCCGGTCAGAGCGGTGACGCGAATGGCTTTCATGGGTTCCTCGCTAACATTTTGGTCCACACGGAGCCGCTCGGCTCCGGTGTCGGCGGTCATCTCACCTCTATCACACCGAGAGGCTGTGACTGTGATCACTTTCACAGCTTGACTCCCTCGCTTGAGATGAATACTGTGAACTCTACTGAACGATTGTTCACTCGGGAAGGTCAAGGATGACGCAATCACCGGCAGGATTCGATGCGGACAGCATCGGCAGATGGATCGAGCGGAAATTCGGGATCAGCGATTTCGACGTCGACGTGATGTCGGTCGGTCGATCGAATCTCACGTTCACCATCGTCGTCGACGGCAGTCCGCGGTGGGTCCTGCGACGCCCGCCGTTGGGCCACGAGGGCGGCAGTGCGCACAACGTCGCCCGCGAGGGACGGATCATGGCAGCACTCAACGACAGCAGTGTTCCGGTGCCGACCGTCCTCGACATCGTCGATGACCCCGAGATCCTCGACGTCCCCTTCGTGTTCATGGACCACTGTCCCGGATTCCCCGTCAACACCCCCGCAGAGTGGGAATCCATCCCTGCCGAGAACCGCCGTGACTGCGCCTTCGGCATGGTCGATGCGCTGGCGGCTATCCATTCCGTCGATGTCGATGCCGTCGGGTTGTCCGATCTGCGCAGGCCCGGCGGACTCATCGACCGACAGCTGCGCCGCTGGATCGGTCAGGTCGAGAAGATCGCGATGCGCGAGACCCCGATCATCCATGAGGTCCACGACGTGCTCCGCGAGGCCATGCCCGACCCGACGGGCTCAGCTGTGGGAATCGCGCACGGGGATTTCAAACCGAACAATATGATCTTCACCCCTTCCGGGGCGGTCAACGCCGTCGTCGACTGGGAGCTGACAGCCATCGGCGAGGTGCTCACCGACCTCGGCTATTTCGTCGCCATGCTCACGGTGCCCGAAGAATACACCAGCATCTGGGTGCCCCGGACCGATGACGGCTTCCCCACCGCAGACGAACTCATCGACCGCTACCAGGAAGCCAGCGGGAACGAAGTCCACGATGTCGGCTATTATTCGGCGTTTGCGATGTGGAAGCTCGCCTGCATCCGCGAAGGCGTCTACACGCGCCTGGCGACCGGGAAGATGGGCGACCTCGATATCGACCCCGAAGAGGCCGGAGCCGGTGTCGAGGATCTCGCCCGTCAGGCGCTCGACCTGCTGGAGAGATCATGACCTCGAGACTGAACGGCAAGCGTGCGGTGGTCACCGGTTCCGCCGGAGGAATCGGTGCCGCATTGGCCGCCGAACTCATCGACCGCGGCGCAACAGTCGTACTGGCCGATATCTCCCCGGCGGTCAGCGACACCGCCGCCGCGCTCGGTGCCTCCGCTTCCGCTTGGACCGGGGACGTGGCCTCGGTGAACGGAATCGGCGCACTCATCGACTTCGCCGACGACCGCCTCGGCGGGATCGATCTGTACTTCGCCAATGCCGGGATCATCGGCCCGGCGATGCTGGGGGAAACCGACGCGGCCTGGGACGCGATCATCGACGTCAATATGCGTGCTCATATCCGCGCCGCTCAGGCGCTCGTCCCCCGCTGGCAGGAAGCCGGTTCCGGATACTTCGTCGCCACCGCCTCGGCGGCAGGGCTGCTCACGCAGATCGGATCGGCAGCATACTCGGTGACCAAGCACGCTTCGGTCGGGTTTGCCGAATGGTTGGCCATGACCTACCGCGACGATGGAATCCGCGCCTCGGTGATCTGTCCGATGGGCGTCAACACGAACCTGCTCGAGGACGCCGGCACCGACGGAGGTGCCGCGCAGAGGGCCGTGACGTCGGCCGGGACCGTCCTGGAACCCACCGAGGTGGCCGCCATCGTCCTCGACGCCGTCGAGGACGAACAGTTCCTCATCCTGCCGCACCCCGAAGTCCTCGAGATGTATCGGATGAAAGGCAGTGACTACGACCGCTGGCTGCGTGGAATGTCCCGCTACCAAGCCCGACTCAGCGAACAGTGACACCGAGCCTGACCACCGGATGCGACCAGAGCTCACAGCAGTGTGAGACCCACCAAGAGACAAGGAGCCCACGTGTTGGAAAACAGCGAACGCGGACGCGAATATCAGGAGCGCCTCAACGCTTTCATGGACGAATTCGTCTACCCCGCCGAGCCGGTCTACGCCGAGCAGATGGCCGCGGCGGCCAGCCCCCACACGCAGCCGCAGATCCTCGAAGACCTCAAGGCCGAAGCGAAGACGCGAGGTCTGTGGAACCTCTTCCACCCGCACCCGGAATGGGGACCGGGCCTGACGAACCTCGAATACGCTCCGCTGGCCGAAATCACCGGACGCAGCCTGGAGATCGCGCCCGAAGCGATCAACTGCAATGCTCCGGATACCGGCAATATGGAGGTCTTCACGGTCTTCGGCACCGATGAGCACAAGGAGAAGTACCTCAAACCCCTCCTCGAGGGTGAGATCGCCTCGGCCTTCGCGATGACCGAACCGGCTGTGGCCAGCTCCGATGCGACGAACGTTCAGATGAGCATGGAGCGCTCCGACGACGGCTTCGTCCTCAACGGCCGCAAGTGGTTCGCCTCGAACGCGATGCATCCGAACTGCCGGGTGCTCATCGTCATGGGCAAGACCGATCCCACCGCCGAGGTGCACCGGCAGCAGTCGATGCTCGTCGTGCCCATCGACGCCCCAGGTGTCACCGTCGTGCGCAATCTGCCCGTGTACGGCTACGCCGATCGGGAGGGACATGCTGAGATCGTCTTCGAGAACGTGCTGGTGCCGTTCAAGGACATCCTCAAGGGTGAGGGTGAAGGCTTCGCCATCAGCCAGGCACGCCTGGGCCCGGGCCGCATCCACCACTGCATGCGCGCCATCGGAGCCGCCGAGCGGGCACTCGAACTCATGGTCAGGCGCGCCGAATCACGTGTGACCTTCGGTGAGAAGCTGTCGAACCGGGCGAACATCCAGGACTGGATCGCCGAATCCCGGATCGAGATCGATCAGGCCCGGCTGCTGACTCTGCATGCCGCGGACATGATGGACAGGTACGGCAACAAGGTTGCGAAGAACGAGATCGCCGAGATCAAAGTGGTCGCACCGACGATGGCGCTGAAGGTCATCGATCGGGCCGTTCAGGTCCACGGCGGCGGCGGTGTCACCGAGGACTTCCCGCTGGCCCGGATGTGGGCACATATGCGCACTCTGCGTCTGGCCGATGGTCCGGATGAGGTGCACAAGCGCTCCATCGCCCGCAACGAGATCAAGAAATACCGTGGTTGAGGTCGTCTTCTCCGCGATACAGTGAGACCCCACCGAGCCCGCAGCATTCTGCACGGGTCCGGTACAGCCTGCGAAAGGATGTTCGATGACGAACAGTTGGTTTGAGGACCGCCCGTGGATCACCACGATGGGCGACCTCGCTCAGGAGCCCTATGTGCTGCCGGATTCCACGCCGTTGGCCGATCTGGCCGCCACGGTCGAAGCCCGTGGCGATGAGGAGGGCATCAACTACTACGGATTCACCCTGACCTGGGCGGAGTTCGATCGCTGGTCGACGGCGTTCGCCGCCTTCCTGGCGGGCCACGGCATCGAGCCCGGCGATCGCGTCGGCATCTACGACCAGAACACCCCCGCCTTCGCCATCTCCACCTATGGGATCTGGAAGGCCGGGGCAACGGTCGTTCCGCTCAACCCAATGTACCGCGGGGAGCTCGAACACATCTTCGCCGATTCCGAGCTCAAGGGACTCGTCGTCTCTCAGGCCGCTTATCTCGACCGGGTCAAGGACTATGCTGCGAACCTGCCCCTGGTCGTGCTCAGTGATGACCGGAGCTTCCAAACTGCTGGTCCCGATGCGATCTATGCGATGTTCGACAAGCTGCCGCGCTTCGAGGACCTGCCGCCGGCCGAAGGACGTTTTGCATTCGCAGAGGCGGTGGAGGACAACCTCGATACCGATTTCACCCCGCACTCCCCCGCTCCTTCGGACCTCGGTCTCATCGCCTACACGTCCGGCACCTCGGGACGGTCGAAGGGAGCGGCGGCGACTCATGCGAATATCTCGAGCAACTCGCGTTACTGCCTGCGCAACCCGATCCTGGGTCCCGGCGACGGCTACGTCTCACTGGCTCCCCTGTTCCACATCACCGGATTCATCTGCCAGTTCCTTGCAGCCGTGGCCGGCGGTGCCCGGCTCATCCTCAACTATCGTTTCGAACCCGGTTCGCTCATCGCTCTATGTGATCGGGAGAAGCCTGCGTACATGGCCGGCCCGGCCACGATCTACACGGCGATGATGGCGCACCCCGACTTCAGCGCCGAGAAGTTCGCATCCTTCAAGTCCCTCATGTCCGGCGGTGCACCGCTGCCCGAAGGACTGGTCAACAAGTTCGAAGAGCGTGCCGAGATCTATGTCGGTCAGGGCTACGGCCTGTCGGAGACCTGCGCTCAGGTCGCCACCGTGCCGCATGGATTCCAAGCTCCGGTCGACCCGGACAGCGGGAACCTCGCCTGCGGTCTGCCGCAGCCTGATGTGATGATCCGCATCCTCGATGACGACGGTCAGCCCGTGGGCCCCG
Proteins encoded in this region:
- a CDS encoding TetR/AcrR family transcriptional regulator codes for the protein MDVRNQADRTAHSRELILDATIECLLSEGYAATTTVRVQAMAGVTRGRLLHHFPSKQDLLTAAVARLGEQRLNRRLEGEDDEFDRMLGAERPAEADVGARSDWAILTLWTGLMHSSFFSALELWTASRTDNDLAASVRSHEKVVLDRVRENARELFGTELTCRPGFDEFFTMVFASMRGMAVTYTFSRRDPRREPMLTTWQRTARTLLSGAAPD
- a CDS encoding acyl-CoA dehydrogenase family protein, with amino-acid sequence MKRNLYNDDHEAFRGSVGAFLDREVVPHLEQWEDDHLVDREMWRKAAQSGIIGLAIPEEFGGGGVSDFRFEMVRSEEIARRGVGAATSGWGVSDGIVPGYLMELGTQAQKEKYLTGLTSGDMIGAIAMTEPDAGSDLQGITTKAVRDGDDWVINGTKTFITNGIHCDFVIVVARTNPDAKAAQGTSLFIVDADTPGFEKGRKLRKLGMDAQDTAELSFSDVRVPADALLGELDHGFIHLMVNLPTERLLIGSGTLASARAALEWTAEYVFDRPAFGKTIGDFQNTRFELAELETRVDALEAFIDRCALALNDGELTAIDAAKAKYLGSDLEIEVVNRCLQLFGGYGYMLEFPIARVFKDNRIQAIFGGANEVMKELIGRDIAKRHRKK
- a CDS encoding NADPH:quinone oxidoreductase family protein, which encodes MKAIRVTALTGPDDVEHLDVERPVPGPGQVLIKVAYAGVTFPEVLQTRGMYQVKHDLPFTLGSEASGIVAEAGPDSRYSVGDRVAAITGKGTFAEYLIAGDEATVKVPDSVPLAAAAGMPMNVLTADFALRVRAHAQPGQSLLVHGAAGGLGSAAVQLGLAMGLEVVAVVSTEAKAEAVRELGATHVIFADGFKDATKEIRPGGVDFVFDPVGGDRFTNSTRVLAPFGRLLVLGFTAGEIPSIKVNRLLLKNISVDGVAWGAAAWGHPRYIHEQWEAVLDHVAAGSLNPRIHANYPLAEASSAINELDARSVMGKVLLEVAGE
- a CDS encoding phosphotransferase family protein; its protein translation is MTQSPAGFDADSIGRWIERKFGISDFDVDVMSVGRSNLTFTIVVDGSPRWVLRRPPLGHEGGSAHNVAREGRIMAALNDSSVPVPTVLDIVDDPEILDVPFVFMDHCPGFPVNTPAEWESIPAENRRDCAFGMVDALAAIHSVDVDAVGLSDLRRPGGLIDRQLRRWIGQVEKIAMRETPIIHEVHDVLREAMPDPTGSAVGIAHGDFKPNNMIFTPSGAVNAVVDWELTAIGEVLTDLGYFVAMLTVPEEYTSIWVPRTDDGFPTADELIDRYQEASGNEVHDVGYYSAFAMWKLACIREGVYTRLATGKMGDLDIDPEEAGAGVEDLARQALDLLERS
- a CDS encoding SDR family oxidoreductase, whose translation is MTSRLNGKRAVVTGSAGGIGAALAAELIDRGATVVLADISPAVSDTAAALGASASAWTGDVASVNGIGALIDFADDRLGGIDLYFANAGIIGPAMLGETDAAWDAIIDVNMRAHIRAAQALVPRWQEAGSGYFVATASAAGLLTQIGSAAYSVTKHASVGFAEWLAMTYRDDGIRASVICPMGVNTNLLEDAGTDGGAAQRAVTSAGTVLEPTEVAAIVLDAVEDEQFLILPHPEVLEMYRMKGSDYDRWLRGMSRYQARLSEQ
- a CDS encoding acyl-CoA dehydrogenase family protein, producing the protein MLENSERGREYQERLNAFMDEFVYPAEPVYAEQMAAAASPHTQPQILEDLKAEAKTRGLWNLFHPHPEWGPGLTNLEYAPLAEITGRSLEIAPEAINCNAPDTGNMEVFTVFGTDEHKEKYLKPLLEGEIASAFAMTEPAVASSDATNVQMSMERSDDGFVLNGRKWFASNAMHPNCRVLIVMGKTDPTAEVHRQQSMLVVPIDAPGVTVVRNLPVYGYADREGHAEIVFENVLVPFKDILKGEGEGFAISQARLGPGRIHHCMRAIGAAERALELMVRRAESRVTFGEKLSNRANIQDWIAESRIEIDQARLLTLHAADMMDRYGNKVAKNEIAEIKVVAPTMALKVIDRAVQVHGGGGVTEDFPLARMWAHMRTLRLADGPDEVHKRSIARNEIKKYRG